A stretch of the Equus caballus isolate H_3958 breed thoroughbred chromosome X, TB-T2T, whole genome shotgun sequence genome encodes the following:
- the LOC100063552 gene encoding melanoma-associated antigen 10, which translates to MPRAPKRRRYMLEEGLQSQSETQGPVGALLPVAVEEDTSSSSTCSSSFPSSFPSSSSSSCYPLLSSTPEEVDDVAGAPSPPQSPQSARPSPTAMASPPLSQSEDDSSSSRGEEGPSTSQALPYTASFPRNVIDGKVAELVEFLLVKYRTKEPTTKAEMLNTVLRDHQDHFPVIFSEASERMNLIFGVDVKEVDPSDHAYVLVTTLGLTYNGMLSDEQSMPNTGLLVMLLGVILLQGDCAPEEDVWEALSVMGVHAGREHFIYGEPRELITKVWVQEQYVEYRQVPNSDPARYEFLWGPRAHAETSKMSLLEFLASAIGSDPRSFPVSYEEALRDQEERVQARIASTDNATDTASASCSTVPSSSSCPE; encoded by the coding sequence ATGCCTCGTGCTCCAAAGCGACGGCGCTACATGCTTGAGGAAGGCCTTCAGTCCCAAAGCGAGACGCAGGGCCCAGTGGGTGCACTGCTTCCTGTGGCTGTGGAAGAGGATACTTCTTCgtcctccacctgctcctcatctttcccctcctctttcccctcctcctcctcttcctcttgctATCCTCTCTTGTCGAGCACACCAGAGGAGGTTGATGATGTCGCTGGGGCCCCGAGtcctccccagagccctcagagtgcccgcccctcccccactgccatgGCCTCCCCTCCACTGAGCCAGTCTGAAGACGACAGCTCCAGCAGCCGAGGAGAGGAGGGTCCGAGCACCTCACAGGCCCTGCCATACACTGCGTCCTTTCCCAGAAACGTGATTGATGGCAAGGTGGCTGAGCTGGTGGAGTTCCTGCTTGTCAAGTATCGCACAAAGGAGCCCACCACAAAGGCGGAGATGCTGAATACGGTCCTCAGAGATCACCAGGACCACTTCCCTGTGATCTTCAGTGAAGCCTCTGAGCGCATGAACCTCATCTTTGGCGTTGACGTGAAGGAAGTGGACCCCAGCGACCACGCCTATGTCCTGGTCACCACCCTAGGCCTCACCTACAATGGGATGCTGAGCGATGAGCAGAGCATGCCCAATACCGGCCTCCTGGTGATGCTCCTGGGCGTCATCCTCCTGCAGGGCGACTGTGCCCCCGAGGAGGACGTCTGGGAAGCACTGAGTGTCATGGGGGTGCATGCCGGGAGGGAGCACTTCATCTACGGGGAGCCCAGGGAGCTTATCACTAAAGTTTGGGTGCAGGAGCAGTACGTGGAGTACCGGCAGGTGCCCAACAGCGATCCTGCTCGCTACGAGTTCCTGTGGGGTCCCAGGGCCCACGCTGAAACCAGCAAGATGAGTCTCCTGGAGTTTTTGGCCAGTGCCATTGGGAGTGACCCCAGGTCCTTCCCAGTGTCGTATGAGGAAGCTTTGAGAGATCAGGAAGAGAGAGTTCAGGCCAGAATTGCCAGCACGGATAATGCTACTGACACGGCCAGTGCAAGTTGTAGTACCGTGCCCAGTAGCTCCTCCTGCCCTGAGTGA